One genomic segment of Hymenobacter psoromatis includes these proteins:
- the trpA gene encoding tryptophan synthase subunit alpha, with protein sequence MNRLTTLFQHKTADVLNVYFTAGFPQLHDTVPILKSLQDAGADLVEIGMPYSDPVADGETIQRSNQQALDNGMTVATLFEQLQDIRQQGITVPILLMGYLNPVVQFGVEKFCQQCQEVGVDGVILPDLPLEVFEREYQPLFTKYGLKNVFLVTPQTSAARVRQLDGLADGFIYLVAAAGTTGAQTDMNADVDAYLRRTKVLGLRNPTLVGFGISDAASFAAASRHTTGAIIGSAFIRLLQNTPAEGQRQAIQDFVAGIRPVPEPA encoded by the coding sequence ATGAACCGCCTCACCACCCTATTCCAGCACAAAACAGCCGACGTCCTCAACGTTTATTTCACGGCCGGCTTCCCGCAGCTCCATGACACGGTGCCCATTCTAAAATCCTTACAGGATGCGGGCGCCGACCTCGTGGAAATCGGAATGCCCTACTCCGACCCCGTGGCCGATGGCGAAACTATTCAGCGCAGCAACCAGCAGGCTCTGGACAATGGCATGACCGTGGCCACGCTTTTTGAGCAACTGCAAGATATTCGCCAGCAAGGTATTACGGTGCCTATTCTGCTCATGGGCTACCTCAACCCGGTGGTGCAGTTTGGAGTGGAGAAATTTTGCCAGCAGTGCCAGGAAGTGGGCGTTGATGGCGTGATTTTGCCCGACCTGCCGCTCGAAGTATTTGAGCGTGAATACCAGCCGCTCTTCACTAAATATGGCCTCAAAAACGTATTCCTGGTGACGCCCCAGACCAGCGCCGCCCGCGTGCGCCAGCTCGACGGGTTGGCCGACGGCTTCATTTACCTAGTGGCCGCCGCCGGCACCACGGGCGCGCAAACCGACATGAACGCCGACGTGGACGCCTACCTCCGCCGCACCAAGGTGCTGGGCCTGCGCAACCCTACCCTTGTGGGCTTCGGCATCAGCGACGCGGCCAGCTTCGCGGCGGCCAGCCGGCACACCACGGGCGCTATTATCGGCAGCGCTTTTATTCGGCTCTTACAAAACACGCCCGCTGAGGGGCAACGCCAGGCCATTCAGGACTTTGTGGCAGGTATCCGGCCAGTTCCCGAACCTGCTTAG
- the trpB gene encoding tryptophan synthase subunit beta, with product MTLTAPSPYRVDASGYYGPFGGAYVPEMLYPNVEELRDNYLRIIEDPEFQQEYKQLLRDFAGRPTPLFLAQRLSAEIGTTIYLKREDLCHTGAHKINNTIGQILVAQRLGKKRIVAETGAGQHGVATATVCALKGLECIVYMGAIDIERQKPNVDRMRMLGAKVVPATSGSQTLKDATNEAMRHWISNPTDTHYIIGSVVGPHPYPDMVARFQSIISAETINQLLEQTGRATPNFVLACVGGGSNAAGAFYHYLDEPGVRLIAAEAAGQGVNSGHSAATTALGKPGILHGASTILMQTEDGQVTEPYSISAGLDYPGIGPQHAQLFATGRAEFLSITDKAALDAAFQLSRLEGIIPALETAHALACLPLIGATKDDVVVVCLSGRGDKDLATYTKHLEEYS from the coding sequence ATGACTCTCACCGCCCCTTCTCCCTACCGCGTCGATGCCAGCGGCTACTACGGCCCCTTCGGCGGTGCCTATGTACCCGAAATGCTCTATCCCAATGTGGAGGAGCTGCGCGATAACTACCTGCGTATCATTGAGGACCCCGAGTTTCAGCAGGAGTATAAGCAGCTGCTGCGCGACTTTGCGGGGCGCCCTACCCCCCTGTTTCTGGCCCAGCGGCTGTCGGCCGAGATTGGCACGACCATCTACCTCAAGCGGGAGGATTTGTGCCACACCGGGGCACACAAAATCAACAACACCATCGGCCAGATTCTAGTGGCGCAGCGTCTGGGCAAGAAGCGCATTGTGGCCGAAACCGGGGCCGGCCAGCACGGCGTGGCCACCGCCACGGTGTGCGCCCTCAAGGGCCTGGAGTGCATTGTGTACATGGGTGCCATTGATATTGAGCGCCAGAAGCCCAACGTGGACCGCATGCGCATGCTGGGGGCCAAGGTGGTGCCTGCCACCAGCGGCAGCCAAACCCTGAAAGACGCCACCAACGAGGCCATGCGCCACTGGATAAGCAACCCTACCGACACGCACTACATCATCGGCTCGGTGGTGGGCCCGCACCCCTACCCCGACATGGTGGCCCGGTTCCAGTCCATCATTTCGGCCGAAACCATTAACCAGCTCCTGGAGCAAACCGGCCGCGCTACCCCCAATTTTGTGCTGGCCTGCGTGGGCGGCGGCTCCAACGCGGCGGGCGCGTTTTACCACTACCTCGACGAGCCCGGCGTGCGCCTCATTGCCGCCGAGGCCGCCGGCCAGGGCGTGAATTCGGGCCACTCGGCCGCCACCACGGCGCTGGGCAAGCCGGGCATTCTGCACGGGGCCAGTACCATTTTAATGCAGACCGAGGACGGCCAGGTGACGGAGCCCTACTCCATTTCGGCGGGCCTCGACTACCCCGGCATCGGGCCGCAACACGCGCAGCTGTTTGCGACGGGTAGGGCCGAGTTTCTATCGATTACCGACAAGGCGGCGCTTGATGCCGCGTTCCAGCTGAGCCGGTTGGAAGGCATCATTCCGGCCCTCGAAACGGCGCACGCGCTGGCCTGCCTACCCCTCATCGGGGCCACGAAGGACGACGTAGTAGTGGTGTGCCTCTCGGGGCGCGGCGACAAGGACCTAGCCACTTATACCAAGCACCTAGAGGAATATTCCTAA
- a CDS encoding phosphoribosylanthranilate isomerase has product MKVKICGMREAANILAVADFNPDFLGFIFYDKSPRYVAITLSTEVLRSLPEAVAKVGVFVDAPLPELLATATHYSLDYMQLHGHETPAYCRAVHEQGLRIIKAFSVDEHFDFNTLADYAPLCDLFLFDTKGAQRGGNGRTFDWRVLANYQGPTPFLLSGGLGPANADELLRFHHPRLAGYDFNSLLEITPGFKNVEVTGQLLTRLHEQRADY; this is encoded by the coding sequence ATGAAAGTCAAAATCTGCGGTATGCGCGAGGCGGCCAACATTCTGGCCGTGGCTGACTTCAATCCCGATTTTCTGGGGTTCATCTTCTACGATAAATCGCCCCGCTACGTGGCCATTACGCTCTCGACGGAAGTGCTGCGCAGCCTGCCCGAAGCCGTAGCCAAAGTGGGCGTTTTCGTGGATGCGCCGCTGCCCGAGCTGCTGGCCACGGCCACGCACTACAGCCTCGACTACATGCAGCTGCACGGCCACGAAACACCCGCGTACTGCCGCGCCGTGCATGAGCAGGGCTTGCGCATCATCAAGGCATTTTCGGTAGATGAGCACTTCGATTTCAATACGTTAGCCGACTACGCGCCGCTGTGCGACTTATTTTTGTTTGACACTAAAGGCGCGCAGCGCGGCGGCAATGGCCGCACGTTTGACTGGCGGGTGCTGGCCAATTACCAGGGCCCTACCCCCTTCCTGCTGAGTGGTGGCCTGGGGCCGGCCAACGCCGACGAGCTGCTGCGCTTTCACCACCCCCGGCTGGCGGGCTACGATTTTAATAGCCTGCTTGAAATCACGCCCGGCTTCAAGAATGTGGAGGTTACCGGCCAGCTGCTGACCCGCCTACACGAGCAGCGCGCCGACTATTAA
- the trpC gene encoding indole-3-glycerol phosphate synthase TrpC, whose translation MTILDKIIAEKRLEVTRCEAEMPVTALHALPPFTRPVLSARAALTAAGSSGIIAEFKRRSPSKGVLNGTAEAGATTAGYAAAGAAVLSVLTDEPFFGGTADDLRAARAACPITPILRKDFIISEYQITEARAMGADLILLIASCLSPAEVVQFSAFAHSLELEVLLEVHDEAELRSHLADTVDLVGVNNRNLATFATDVETSARLAGLIPRTFVRVAESGLQHASTILALRRAGYQGFLIGETFMKTTDPAAALAGLVAELSGPVTAS comes from the coding sequence ATGACCATCCTCGATAAAATAATCGCTGAAAAGCGCCTGGAAGTGACGCGCTGCGAGGCCGAAATGCCCGTGACGGCGCTGCACGCCCTACCCCCCTTCACGCGGCCGGTGCTATCGGCGCGGGCGGCGCTCACTGCCGCCGGCTCGTCGGGCATTATTGCTGAGTTTAAGCGGCGCTCGCCTTCCAAAGGCGTGCTAAACGGCACGGCCGAGGCGGGTGCCACCACGGCGGGCTACGCGGCGGCGGGCGCGGCGGTACTGTCGGTGCTCACGGATGAGCCGTTTTTTGGCGGCACGGCCGATGACCTGCGGGCGGCGCGGGCGGCCTGCCCCATTACGCCGATTTTGCGCAAAGACTTTATCATCAGCGAATACCAGATAACGGAGGCGCGGGCGATGGGGGCCGACCTTATCCTGCTCATTGCCAGTTGCCTCTCGCCGGCCGAGGTGGTGCAGTTCAGCGCCTTTGCGCACAGCCTGGAGCTGGAAGTGCTGTTGGAAGTGCACGACGAGGCCGAGCTGCGCAGCCACCTGGCCGACACTGTGGATTTGGTGGGCGTGAACAACCGCAACCTAGCCACGTTTGCCACTGATGTGGAGACGTCGGCGCGGCTGGCTGGCCTCATTCCCCGCACCTTCGTGCGGGTAGCTGAGAGTGGCTTGCAGCATGCCAGCACCATTCTGGCGCTACGGCGGGCGGGCTACCAGGGCTTTCTGATTGGTGAGACGTTTATGAAAACCACTGACCCGGCGGCGGCGTTAGCGGGACTGGTGGCAGAACTATCCGGGCCTGTTACGGCTTCTTAG
- the trpD gene encoding anthranilate phosphoribosyltransferase, translating to MKDTLNHLFAYRTLPQDEAHRVVLGIAQGQYNPAQIAAFLTVYLMRSVTVEELAGFRNALLELCLPVDLGGVDAMDVCGTGGDGRNTFNISTLSAFVVAGAGQPVAKHGNHGVSSISGSSTVLEHMGVKFTADNDALKRQLDEANICFLHAPLFHPALKNVAPLRKELGVKTFFNMLGPLVNPARPRLQLVGVFSLELARLYAYLHQQEGGREFLIVHSLDGYDEVSLTGPVKLISRQGEELLSPSDLGLPQTTPEALFGGDTVAEAAAIFQKVLRNEAPAAHRNAVLANAALALRTAGRAADAAEGLAQAAESLDSGRARQAFEKLLALG from the coding sequence GTGAAAGACACCCTCAACCACCTTTTTGCCTACCGCACGCTGCCCCAGGATGAGGCGCACCGCGTGGTGCTGGGCATTGCCCAGGGCCAGTACAACCCCGCCCAGATTGCCGCCTTCCTCACCGTGTACCTCATGCGCAGCGTGACGGTGGAGGAGCTGGCCGGCTTCCGCAACGCGCTGCTGGAGCTGTGCCTTCCCGTAGACCTCGGCGGCGTGGATGCCATGGACGTGTGCGGCACCGGCGGCGACGGCCGCAACACGTTCAATATCTCCACCTTATCGGCCTTTGTAGTGGCCGGCGCGGGGCAGCCGGTGGCCAAGCACGGCAACCACGGCGTGTCATCTATCAGCGGCAGCAGCACCGTGCTGGAGCACATGGGCGTGAAGTTTACGGCCGATAACGACGCGCTCAAGCGGCAGCTGGACGAGGCGAATATTTGTTTTTTGCACGCGCCGCTGTTTCACCCGGCCCTCAAAAACGTGGCCCCGCTGCGTAAGGAGCTGGGCGTGAAAACCTTCTTTAATATGCTCGGGCCGCTCGTGAACCCGGCCCGGCCGCGCTTGCAGCTGGTGGGCGTGTTCAGCCTGGAGCTGGCGCGGCTGTATGCCTACCTGCACCAGCAGGAGGGAGGTAGGGAATTTCTCATTGTGCACAGCCTGGATGGCTACGACGAGGTATCGCTAACTGGTCCGGTGAAGCTCATCAGCCGGCAGGGCGAGGAACTGCTGTCGCCCAGCGACTTGGGCTTGCCGCAGACTACGCCCGAGGCGCTGTTTGGCGGCGACACGGTGGCAGAAGCGGCGGCTATTTTTCAGAAGGTATTGCGTAACGAGGCCCCCGCCGCCCACCGCAACGCCGTACTGGCTAATGCCGCGCTGGCCCTGCGCACCGCCGGCCGCGCCGCCGATGCTGCCGAAGGGCTGGCCCAGGCGGCCGAGTCGCTGGACAGCGGCCGGGCCCGGCAGGCGTTTGAAAAGCTGCTGGCGCTGGGGTAG
- a CDS encoding anthranilate synthase component II yields MPILVLDNYDSFTYNLVYMLRELGQEVDVFRNDKISLEEVDKYSHILLSPGPGIPSEAGIMPELIKRYAPTKHILGVCLGHQAIGEAFGGQLANLGEVHHGVAHTLHQTPDAADNRLFNDVPDNVRVGRYHSWTIAPEGVPAELRITAFDENGQVLALAHRDYDVLGVQFHPESVLTEHGKTMLANWVNG; encoded by the coding sequence ATGCCCATTCTGGTTCTCGACAACTACGACTCTTTCACCTACAACCTCGTGTATATGCTGCGCGAACTGGGGCAAGAAGTGGACGTATTTCGCAACGATAAAATCAGCCTCGAGGAGGTCGATAAGTACTCGCACATTCTGCTGTCGCCGGGGCCGGGCATTCCGAGCGAGGCGGGTATTATGCCCGAGTTGATAAAGCGCTATGCGCCGACCAAGCATATCCTAGGCGTGTGCCTGGGCCACCAGGCCATCGGAGAAGCCTTTGGTGGCCAGCTCGCTAACCTGGGCGAGGTACACCACGGTGTGGCCCACACGCTGCACCAAACGCCCGACGCGGCCGATAACCGGCTCTTCAACGACGTGCCCGATAATGTGCGCGTGGGCCGCTACCACTCCTGGACCATCGCGCCCGAGGGCGTGCCGGCCGAGCTGCGCATCACGGCCTTTGATGAAAACGGCCAGGTGCTGGCCCTCGCCCACCGTGATTATGACGTGCTGGGCGTGCAGTTTCACCCCGAGTCGGTGTTGACGGAGCACGGCAAAACCATGCTGGCGAATTGGGTGAATGGGTAG
- a CDS encoding anthranilate synthase component I family protein, producing the protein MLAATATSSATIVHSRHRRLLADTLTPVSLYLRLRDQFVGTLLLESSDYHGNNNSFSYLCFSPVARFELDKNQLTTQRPGQPAATSTLADPRQALTHLREFRSSFQPAAPSGLPFITNGLFGHMAYEAVQYFEDVTLRDKPGASTVPAIVYQAFRYVIAINHFKDELYLFEHQYLNEGEEPVADTLDYIETLIQNRNFATHAFHLTGEETSNATDAEYLELIRLGQHHCQRGDVFQMVLSRRFQQGFQGDEFNVYRALRSLNPSPYLFFFDYGSYKIFGSSPESQIVVNKGQAVLYPIAGTFRRTGDDAADARLAQELLNDPKETAEHVMLVDLARNDLSRRCDVVAVERFKEIQYYSHVIHLVSKVVGQLGPDTEPLDVVGETFPAGTLSGAPKYRAIQLIDEYESTQRGFYGGCIGALDFGGDFNHAIMIRTFLSKDNTLYYQAGAGVVAKSVPANELQEVHNKLGALRAAMQQAEKV; encoded by the coding sequence ATGCTGGCCGCTACTGCTACTTCTTCCGCCACCATTGTTCATAGCCGCCACCGCCGCCTGCTGGCCGATACCCTCACGCCGGTGAGCCTGTACCTGCGGCTGCGCGACCAGTTTGTGGGCACGCTGCTGCTTGAAAGCTCCGACTACCACGGTAATAACAACAGCTTTTCCTACCTCTGTTTCAGCCCGGTAGCGCGCTTTGAGCTCGATAAAAACCAGCTCACCACCCAGCGCCCCGGCCAGCCGGCCGCCACCAGCACGCTGGCCGACCCGCGCCAGGCGCTCACGCATTTGCGGGAGTTTCGGAGCAGCTTCCAGCCGGCCGCGCCGTCGGGGCTGCCGTTCATTACCAACGGGCTGTTTGGGCACATGGCCTACGAGGCGGTGCAGTATTTTGAGGATGTGACGCTGCGCGATAAGCCAGGGGCCAGCACGGTGCCGGCCATCGTGTACCAGGCATTTCGCTACGTTATCGCCATCAACCACTTCAAGGACGAGCTGTATTTATTTGAGCATCAGTACCTGAACGAGGGCGAAGAGCCGGTAGCCGACACGCTCGATTACATCGAAACGCTCATCCAGAACCGCAACTTTGCTACCCATGCTTTTCACCTCACCGGCGAGGAAACGTCGAACGCCACCGATGCCGAGTACCTGGAGCTAATTCGGCTGGGGCAGCACCACTGCCAGCGCGGCGACGTGTTTCAAATGGTGCTTTCGCGGCGCTTCCAGCAGGGTTTTCAGGGCGATGAGTTTAATGTGTACCGGGCGCTGCGCTCGCTCAATCCGTCGCCCTACCTGTTCTTTTTCGACTACGGCAGCTACAAGATTTTCGGCTCCTCGCCCGAGTCGCAGATTGTGGTGAACAAGGGCCAGGCGGTGCTCTACCCCATCGCGGGCACCTTCCGGCGCACCGGCGACGACGCGGCCGACGCCCGCCTGGCCCAGGAGCTGCTCAACGACCCCAAGGAAACCGCCGAGCACGTGATGCTCGTGGACCTGGCCCGCAACGACCTCAGCCGCCGCTGCGACGTGGTGGCCGTGGAGCGCTTCAAGGAAATCCAATACTACTCACACGTTATTCACCTGGTTTCCAAGGTAGTGGGCCAGCTTGGCCCCGACACCGAGCCGCTCGATGTGGTGGGCGAAACCTTCCCGGCCGGCACGCTTTCGGGCGCGCCCAAGTACCGCGCCATCCAGCTCATCGATGAGTACGAGAGCACGCAGCGCGGCTTCTACGGCGGCTGCATCGGGGCGCTCGACTTTGGCGGCGACTTCAACCACGCCATTATGATTCGCACTTTTCTCAGCAAGGACAATACGCTGTATTACCAGGCCGGCGCGGGGGTAGTGGCCAAGTCGGTACCGGCCAACGAGTTGCAGGAAGTACATAATAAGCTGGGCGCGCTGCGCGCGGCTATGCAGCAGGCGGAAAAGGTGTAA
- a CDS encoding POTRA domain-containing protein encodes MRAQSRIGTITWLGHHFLSAAQLTRALGLKPSDAYSKEALDAKLNYWPDNSDFTSRYMNQGYLFFALSPVAKTQADGTTDLLFTLHEGPTAQVDTITVKSNRKIATADILRMLPLHQGELFSRAKLIQSQRVLTKSGFFDPTKIAVNPQPDPARGLVNVGFVVVEK; translated from the coding sequence TTGCGCGCCCAAAGCCGGATTGGGACTATCACGTGGCTGGGCCATCACTTTCTGTCGGCTGCGCAGCTCACCAGGGCGCTGGGGCTGAAACCAAGTGATGCCTATAGCAAAGAAGCGCTGGATGCCAAGCTCAATTACTGGCCCGACAATAGTGACTTTACCTCCCGCTACATGAACCAAGGCTACTTGTTTTTCGCGCTGAGCCCAGTGGCCAAAACCCAAGCCGATGGAACCACCGACTTACTTTTTACCCTGCATGAAGGCCCTACTGCTCAAGTAGATACCATCACCGTGAAAAGTAACCGCAAAATAGCTACTGCCGATATCCTGCGCATGCTACCGCTGCACCAGGGCGAGCTGTTTAGCCGCGCCAAGCTCATTCAATCGCAGCGCGTGCTGACCAAAAGCGGCTTTTTTGACCCCACCAAAATTGCTGTCAACCCGCAGCCCGACCCAGCGAGGGGCTTGGTCAACGTAGGATTTGTGGTCGTGGAAAAATAG